The following coding sequences lie in one Thermotoga sp. genomic window:
- a CDS encoding (2Fe-2S) ferredoxin domain-containing protein, with the protein MGKVKSLEELMKIKEQVLKELQLRGETGKRGKITVAMGTCGIAAGAKETLKAIVEALSEYNVSDVSVVQSGCMGLCEVEPTVEVRLEGQEPIVYGRVTPENARRIVKMHILEGRVVEDMVIRRGEA; encoded by the coding sequence ATGGGTAAGGTGAAAAGCTTGGAGGAGCTAATGAAAATAAAGGAGCAGGTCCTTAAAGAGCTTCAGTTGAGAGGAGAAACTGGCAAGAGAGGAAAGATAACGGTTGCAATGGGAACGTGTGGGATCGCTGCCGGTGCAAAGGAGACCTTGAAAGCGATCGTCGAGGCGCTCAGCGAATACAACGTGAGCGATGTGTCGGTTGTCCAGTCTGGTTGTATGGGTCTCTGTGAGGTAGAACCGACGGTGGAAGTGAGACTCGAAGGACAGGAGCCCATCGTGTACGGCAGAGTAACACCTGAGAACGCGAGAAGAATAGTGAAGATGCATATACTGGAAGGAAGAGTGGTAGAGGATATGGTCATTAGAAGAGGAGAAGCTTGA